The following coding sequences lie in one Bremerella alba genomic window:
- a CDS encoding TIGR02391 family protein, whose protein sequence is MLFALSTRQKRDSCGNNVIAFLCALIHPSRFADRISEFEAFRASINYQLAFIGLSINEKAQPVPISAASIISEAQERANELRSELQHRAVHPDVLAFCSAELLQDNYFHCVLEATKSAAQKIRDRTGIEADGSGLVDQVFPINSPRLALNTLQTASEQSEQKGFAHLLKGVFGTFRNVTAHSPRIHWAVNRTDAMDALTMLSYIHRRLDEAVLVPGPVSPQGV, encoded by the coding sequence ATGCTGTTTGCACTTTCCACTAGGCAAAAACGTGATTCCTGCGGCAACAACGTCATCGCATTTCTCTGTGCGTTGATTCATCCATCACGTTTTGCTGACCGTATTTCAGAGTTTGAAGCGTTCCGAGCGTCAATAAATTACCAACTTGCATTCATTGGGCTTTCAATTAACGAAAAGGCTCAGCCAGTCCCAATTTCAGCCGCTTCTATAATCTCCGAAGCTCAAGAAAGGGCTAACGAGCTTCGATCTGAGCTACAACATCGTGCGGTTCATCCCGATGTCCTAGCGTTCTGTAGTGCTGAATTATTGCAAGACAATTATTTTCACTGCGTTCTCGAAGCCACCAAAAGTGCCGCTCAAAAGATTCGAGATCGTACAGGCATTGAAGCCGATGGGAGTGGTTTGGTGGACCAAGTGTTTCCTATTAATTCTCCAAGGCTTGCTCTCAACACTCTTCAGACGGCATCCGAACAGTCTGAACAGAAGGGTTTCGCTCATCTTCTTAAGGGAGTCTTTGGGACGTTTCGCAATGTGACAGCACATTCACCTAGGATTCATTGGGCCGTAAATCGGACCGACGCAATGGATGCCCTCACAATGCTTTCGTACATTCACCGCAGACTTGATGAGGCGGTCTTGGTTCCCGGCCCAGTCTCACCCCAAGGAGTTTAG
- a CDS encoding DUF3883 domain-containing protein — protein sequence MTQYWCANFYSEECLSYGITHDLWMMQYQYEDSNGNEFEKYTTTQNWNRLPKIQHGDWLIAYLPQKRSRTKHSFFAIGKIRFPRRPATSENHVSTISDYVSAKLSHEYTSGVVHYKDASVFYEDFNDSWRRSDDPLKRHAQRIDVEKWLYCSAKGVPWPDDLFIPVNEIQRVFFKIEKRYFDEISEQLRVSSGEETYQSKELSSLPNTLDSTLSEEIEIAHAKSQGFLLDSLLRRKIEDYSMRAAIEHYGSQGYDVEDHSKNHPYDLKCTRHQETLFIEVKGTQTDGRGVFLTNAEVEFAGQHPKQMALFIFHSIQVSSDGATLEHGEEVIIQPWIIDQTALTPISFKYDISTD from the coding sequence ATGACTCAGTACTGGTGTGCAAATTTCTATTCTGAGGAGTGCCTATCGTACGGGATCACTCATGATCTTTGGATGATGCAGTATCAATACGAGGACAGCAATGGCAATGAATTTGAGAAGTACACAACGACACAAAACTGGAATAGGCTACCGAAGATTCAGCATGGCGATTGGCTCATCGCATATCTTCCACAAAAACGTAGTAGAACCAAACATTCGTTTTTTGCTATCGGAAAAATTCGTTTTCCGAGAAGGCCTGCTACCTCAGAAAACCATGTTTCCACCATTTCGGATTACGTCTCAGCCAAACTATCTCACGAATACACTTCCGGTGTAGTTCACTACAAGGACGCTTCAGTGTTCTACGAAGATTTCAATGACTCGTGGCGGCGATCAGACGATCCACTTAAAAGGCACGCACAACGCATCGATGTCGAGAAGTGGCTGTACTGCTCAGCTAAGGGTGTTCCGTGGCCTGACGATCTATTTATCCCCGTAAACGAGATCCAAAGAGTATTCTTTAAGATTGAAAAACGGTACTTCGATGAGATTTCAGAACAGCTAAGAGTATCAAGCGGAGAAGAAACCTATCAATCGAAAGAGCTTTCCTCACTCCCAAATACGCTTGACAGCACTCTCTCCGAGGAAATCGAAATAGCCCATGCCAAAAGTCAAGGTTTTTTGCTCGACAGTTTGCTTCGGAGGAAGATTGAAGACTATTCAATGAGAGCGGCAATCGAGCATTATGGATCACAGGGATACGATGTCGAGGATCACTCGAAGAATCATCCTTATGACCTGAAATGCACTCGCCATCAGGAAACTCTATTCATTGAAGTCAAAGGCACACAGACTGACGGAAGAGGTGTATTTTTGACGAACGCAGAAGTTGAGTTTGCTGGCCAGCATCCAAAGCAGATGGCTCTCTTTATTTTTCACTCAATTCAGGTGTCAAGTGACGGCGCAACCTTGGAA